Proteins from one Catenulispora sp. EB89 genomic window:
- a CDS encoding zinc-binding dehydrogenase, which yields MTTPLAVRYTAARTLTTGPAETAAPGPGEVELAPAYVGICGIDLHIFHGDMDARVKTPAVIGHEMSGRVLRVGPGVAGFAPGDPVTVMPLRWDGTCPACLRGHRHVCQNLDFLGIDSPGALQQRWTVPASTLVRLPESLPLDRAALVEPTAVAVHDVARAGVRDGDRVVVVGAGPVGVLIAVVARAAGGDVRVVEPNAHRRRLAERLGLRTWDPSADSADGAGDGGGAVLERVREWTGDAGADVAFEVSGAEAGVQTAVDVLAVRGRLCLVASHPRPRPVNLHRFFWRELTLIGARLYDREDFETAVRLVAEGTVPAEQLISRVVPLADALGAFQSLEAGHDVKVLVDCTDSSSEGLA from the coding sequence ATGACGACGCCGCTGGCCGTGCGGTACACCGCCGCCCGCACCCTGACGACCGGCCCGGCCGAAACCGCGGCCCCGGGGCCCGGAGAGGTGGAACTCGCCCCCGCCTACGTCGGGATCTGCGGCATCGACCTGCACATCTTCCACGGCGACATGGACGCGCGGGTCAAGACGCCGGCCGTCATCGGACACGAGATGTCCGGGCGGGTGCTCCGCGTCGGCCCCGGCGTCGCGGGCTTCGCGCCCGGCGATCCGGTCACGGTGATGCCGCTGCGCTGGGACGGCACCTGCCCGGCCTGCCTCCGCGGGCATCGGCACGTGTGCCAGAACCTTGATTTCCTCGGCATCGACTCGCCCGGCGCGCTGCAGCAGCGCTGGACCGTGCCCGCCTCGACGCTGGTCCGGCTGCCGGAGTCGCTGCCGCTGGACCGGGCGGCGCTGGTGGAGCCCACGGCCGTGGCCGTGCACGACGTCGCCCGCGCCGGCGTGCGCGACGGCGACCGGGTCGTCGTGGTCGGGGCCGGACCGGTCGGCGTGCTGATCGCCGTGGTGGCGCGGGCCGCCGGCGGCGACGTGCGGGTCGTGGAGCCGAACGCGCACCGTCGGCGGCTGGCCGAACGGCTGGGGCTGCGGACGTGGGACCCCAGCGCGGATTCCGCCGACGGCGCCGGCGATGGCGGCGGCGCCGTGCTTGAGCGCGTCCGCGAATGGACCGGGGACGCCGGCGCGGACGTCGCGTTCGAAGTCTCCGGCGCCGAGGCCGGCGTCCAGACCGCGGTGGACGTGCTCGCGGTGCGCGGCCGGCTGTGCCTGGTCGCCAGCCACCCCCGGCCCCGGCCGGTGAACCTGCACCGCTTCTTCTGGCGGGAACTGACGCTGATCGGCGCCCGGTTGTACGACCGCGAGGACTTCGAGACCGCCGTGCGCCTGGTCGCCGAGGGCACCGTCCCGGCCGAGCAGCTGATAAGCAGGGTCGTGCCACTCGCCGACGCGCTCGGCGCCTTCCAGTCGCTGGAAGCCGGCCACGACGTCAAGGTCCTGGTGGACTGCACCGACTCCTCTTCGGAAGGCCTGGCATGA
- a CDS encoding FAD-dependent oxidoreductase, with the protein MATSVTPVTIVGAGLGGLTLARVLHVNGIPATIYEAEPSAAARTQGGQLDIHDYNGQLALAAAGLTDEFRAIIHVGGEAAHVLDPDGTVLLDEPDDGSGGRPEVLRGDLRRILLDSLPEGTIQWGRKVTGVRSLGDGRHELAFTDGTTATTELLVGADGAWSKIRPLLSDAEPEYVGISFIETYLHDADRRHPEAAKAMGGGALFALAPGKGILGHREPGGVLHTYVALSVPPSWIEDISAADPATVTARVAAEFADWAPGLTALITEGDEAPVLRMINALPIGHRWDRVPGVTLVGDAAHLMSPFAGEGANLAMFDGSELARAIAAHPGDVEAALAQYEQDLFPRAAELAAESAQNHRQMFGDDTPDGLLKLLTGQEPPA; encoded by the coding sequence ATGGCCACTTCCGTCACTCCCGTCACGATCGTCGGCGCCGGACTCGGCGGCCTCACCCTCGCCCGCGTTCTGCACGTCAACGGCATCCCGGCCACGATCTACGAGGCCGAGCCCTCGGCCGCGGCCCGGACCCAGGGCGGGCAACTGGACATCCACGACTACAACGGGCAGCTGGCGCTCGCCGCGGCCGGCCTCACCGACGAGTTCCGGGCGATCATCCACGTCGGCGGCGAGGCCGCGCACGTCCTCGACCCGGACGGCACGGTGCTGCTCGACGAGCCCGACGACGGCAGCGGCGGCCGCCCCGAGGTGCTGCGCGGCGACCTGCGCCGGATCCTGCTCGACTCGCTGCCCGAGGGGACGATCCAGTGGGGACGCAAGGTCACCGGCGTGCGGTCCCTCGGCGACGGCCGGCACGAGCTGGCCTTCACCGACGGCACGACCGCCACCACCGAGCTCCTGGTCGGTGCCGACGGCGCCTGGTCGAAGATCCGCCCGCTGCTGTCCGACGCCGAGCCCGAATACGTCGGCATCTCCTTCATCGAGACCTACCTGCACGACGCCGACCGGCGCCACCCTGAGGCGGCGAAGGCGATGGGCGGCGGCGCCCTGTTCGCGCTGGCTCCGGGCAAGGGGATCCTCGGGCACCGGGAACCCGGCGGCGTGCTGCACACCTACGTCGCGCTGTCCGTGCCGCCGAGCTGGATCGAGGACATCAGCGCCGCCGATCCGGCCACGGTCACCGCGCGGGTCGCGGCGGAGTTCGCCGACTGGGCGCCGGGGCTCACCGCGTTGATCACCGAGGGGGACGAGGCCCCCGTTCTGCGCATGATCAACGCCCTGCCGATCGGCCACCGCTGGGACCGCGTCCCCGGCGTCACCCTCGTCGGCGACGCGGCCCACCTGATGTCGCCGTTCGCCGGCGAAGGCGCCAACCTCGCGATGTTCGACGGCTCCGAACTCGCCCGGGCCATCGCCGCCCACCCCGGCGACGTCGAGGCGGCCCTGGCGCAGTACGAGCAGGACCTCTTCCCCCGCGCCGCCGAACTCGCCGCCGAATCCGCTCAGAACCACCGGCAGATGTTCGGCGACGACACTCCCGACGGTCTGCTCAAGCTGCTCACCGGGCAGGAACCGCCGGCGTGA
- a CDS encoding carbohydrate ABC transporter permease, which yields MPTEGHPGVSTFRTRTETAAPRAGSGPRRSAAARRRKPGNPLPALVLGLFVVFFVLPVLWLVLAATKTDDQLVHGNPLAFGSWHALRANWDALTSYQGDAMFQWLRNSALYSFAALVITLAVAIPAGYALAMTEFRGRRMLLIATLVVMLMPNATLVVPLFLEVNAVHLIGSMWSIILPYAFYPFGVYLAYIYFSTALPRELLEAARLDGCSELGVFRRVALPLAAPIVALVGFFSFVANWTNYFLPYVMLPQSNQLPVQVGLGTLLDDVPQFNPTVGSLAVQRPELALATLLAITPVLIVFLFSQRFLVTGMLAGATKS from the coding sequence ATGCCGACTGAGGGACACCCCGGCGTGTCGACCTTCCGGACCCGGACCGAGACGGCCGCCCCGCGCGCCGGCTCCGGACCGCGCCGCAGTGCCGCCGCCCGCCGCCGCAAGCCGGGCAACCCGCTGCCCGCGCTGGTGCTCGGACTGTTCGTGGTCTTCTTCGTGCTGCCGGTGCTCTGGCTGGTGCTCGCGGCGACCAAGACCGACGACCAGCTCGTGCACGGCAACCCGCTGGCGTTCGGGTCCTGGCACGCGCTGCGCGCCAACTGGGACGCGCTGACGTCCTACCAGGGCGACGCCATGTTCCAGTGGCTGCGCAACTCCGCGCTCTACTCGTTCGCGGCGCTGGTGATCACCCTGGCCGTGGCGATCCCGGCCGGCTACGCGCTGGCCATGACCGAGTTCCGCGGCCGCCGCATGCTGCTGATCGCCACCCTCGTGGTGATGCTCATGCCGAACGCCACGCTGGTCGTGCCGCTGTTCCTGGAAGTCAACGCGGTACACCTGATCGGGTCGATGTGGTCGATCATCCTCCCGTACGCGTTCTATCCGTTCGGCGTGTATCTGGCCTACATCTACTTCAGCACCGCGCTTCCCAGGGAACTGCTGGAGGCCGCGCGACTGGACGGCTGCAGCGAGCTCGGCGTCTTCCGCCGGGTCGCGCTGCCGCTGGCCGCGCCGATCGTGGCGCTCGTCGGGTTCTTCAGCTTCGTGGCCAACTGGACCAACTACTTCCTGCCCTACGTCATGCTGCCGCAGAGCAACCAGCTCCCGGTCCAGGTGGGCCTGGGCACGCTGCTGGACGACGTGCCGCAGTTCAACCCGACCGTCGGCAGCCTGGCCGTGCAACGTCCGGAGCTCGCGCTGGCGACGCTGCTGGCGATCACCCCGGTGCTCATCGTGTTCCTGTTCTCCCAGCGCTTCCTGGTGACCGGCATGCTCGCCGGCGCCACCAAGAGCTGA
- a CDS encoding carbohydrate ABC transporter permease, with the protein MRALWPGRAGHGFVAAYVVLLIAFGVVPTGYAVYFAFTDGNARFTGLSNFSRAASDFRFVPAVEHVALYLVFWLASLVILVVGLSLLLQRMSARGVSKALRFLYYIPGALAGAAGVMVWLFVLDPTVSPVSFLLRAMGFDTFGQVVAPGQLPVLFTLIAFWTGAGGWIVVMHGALNNIPHEVIEAARIDGASAWQTARRIQIPMLRKWIIYMVILAFAGGTQLFVEPQLLAQASVGVAGRDYSLNQLSYDFAFQNNDVNTAAAISVELLLVGLVVAAVFVARSGFFDAD; encoded by the coding sequence CTGCGCGCGCTGTGGCCCGGCCGGGCCGGCCACGGCTTCGTCGCCGCCTACGTGGTGCTGCTGATCGCCTTCGGCGTGGTGCCCACGGGCTACGCCGTGTACTTCGCCTTCACCGACGGGAACGCCCGCTTCACCGGTCTGTCGAACTTCTCCCGGGCCGCCTCCGACTTCCGCTTCGTCCCGGCCGTCGAGCACGTCGCGCTGTACCTGGTGTTCTGGCTGGCGTCGCTGGTGATCCTCGTCGTCGGCCTGTCCTTGCTGCTGCAAAGGATGTCCGCGCGCGGTGTGAGCAAGGCCCTGAGGTTCCTGTACTACATCCCGGGCGCGCTGGCCGGCGCGGCCGGCGTGATGGTGTGGCTGTTCGTGCTCGACCCCACGGTGAGCCCGGTGAGCTTCCTGCTCCGGGCGATGGGCTTCGACACCTTCGGCCAGGTCGTCGCCCCGGGCCAGCTGCCGGTCCTGTTCACCCTGATCGCGTTCTGGACCGGCGCGGGCGGGTGGATCGTGGTGATGCACGGCGCGCTCAACAACATCCCGCACGAGGTCATCGAGGCCGCGCGGATCGACGGCGCGAGCGCCTGGCAGACGGCGCGGCGCATCCAGATCCCGATGCTGCGCAAGTGGATCATCTACATGGTGATCCTGGCCTTCGCCGGGGGCACCCAGCTGTTCGTCGAACCGCAGCTGCTCGCGCAGGCCAGCGTCGGCGTCGCGGGCCGCGACTACTCGCTGAACCAGCTCTCCTACGACTTCGCCTTCCAGAACAACGACGTCAACACCGCCGCGGCCATCTCGGTCGAGCTCCTGCTCGTCGGCCTGGTCGTCGCCGCCGTGTTCGTCGCCAGATCGGGGTTCTTCGATGCCGACTGA
- a CDS encoding alpha-L-fucosidase has translation MTNPLVPLRIPKLDQGMWQQPDATIQWLRDTRLGMFIHWGVYAGPAHGEWYMHSAAITPAAYQNFVTQSSPQQFTADACRPADWARLAQQLGAGYTVLTARHHDGFALWPSSYPLSWNAGQAPLKRDFVREYVAAVRAAGLRVGLYYSPINWRYPGYYDVTGTDPAHRENARLMKEEVYQCVKELVTQYGALDDFWWDGGWLAEQGTDADASFFWEPGRYRDSGNGWPVDAAYGATETGTGLPLGLTGLVRQSQPTATATPRSGWIGDYDVDEGGAVPTGRLRSGHLVQKDVQRRQHLGPNQAALMQQLGTFMKANGEAVYNTRGGPWDPVDGQYGFTFSTNTVYVHLLPGYSGSTFTTPALGDAHAVRAYDVVSHAPLQLSIGTGGSAGAGNQATITGIDRTRYPDDTVIAIVLDRAVIPTDIARTRATSADSIETAHGNLAANAVDGDTATRWCAADGATGHWLSVDLGSVTPVTGARLAWEFDGHRYSYRIGASTDGSSWTTLADLTATAGTAQVQTVGFAATTRHLRVTVTALDAGCWASIRLFEVYDRPFFDPSL, from the coding sequence ATGACGAACCCGTTGGTCCCGCTACGGATCCCGAAGCTCGACCAGGGCATGTGGCAGCAGCCTGACGCGACGATCCAATGGCTGCGCGACACCCGCCTGGGCATGTTCATCCACTGGGGCGTCTACGCCGGCCCGGCGCACGGCGAGTGGTACATGCACTCGGCCGCGATCACGCCCGCCGCCTACCAGAACTTCGTCACGCAGTCCTCACCGCAGCAGTTCACCGCCGACGCCTGTCGGCCCGCTGACTGGGCCCGGCTGGCCCAGCAGCTCGGCGCCGGCTACACCGTGCTGACGGCCCGGCACCACGACGGCTTCGCCCTGTGGCCGAGCAGCTATCCCTTGAGCTGGAACGCCGGACAGGCACCGCTGAAGCGCGATTTCGTCAGGGAATACGTCGCCGCGGTGCGCGCCGCAGGACTGCGGGTCGGCCTCTACTACTCCCCCATCAACTGGCGCTACCCCGGCTACTACGACGTCACCGGCACCGACCCGGCGCACCGCGAGAACGCCCGGCTGATGAAGGAGGAGGTGTACCAGTGCGTCAAGGAGCTGGTCACCCAGTACGGCGCGCTGGACGACTTCTGGTGGGACGGCGGCTGGCTGGCCGAGCAGGGCACTGACGCCGACGCCTCGTTCTTCTGGGAGCCGGGCCGCTACCGGGACTCCGGCAACGGCTGGCCGGTGGACGCCGCCTACGGCGCGACGGAGACCGGCACCGGACTGCCGTTGGGACTGACCGGCTTGGTGCGCCAGTCCCAGCCGACCGCGACCGCCACCCCGCGATCGGGCTGGATCGGCGACTACGACGTCGACGAGGGCGGCGCGGTGCCCACCGGCCGGCTGCGGTCCGGGCACCTGGTGCAGAAAGACGTTCAGCGTCGGCAGCACCTGGGGCCCAATCAGGCCGCGCTGATGCAGCAGCTCGGCACGTTCATGAAGGCCAACGGGGAGGCGGTCTACAACACGCGCGGCGGACCGTGGGACCCGGTGGACGGCCAGTACGGCTTCACCTTCAGCACGAACACCGTCTACGTCCACCTGCTACCCGGCTACTCCGGAAGCACGTTCACCACGCCTGCTCTCGGCGACGCCCACGCGGTACGGGCCTACGACGTGGTCTCGCACGCGCCGCTCCAGCTCAGCATCGGCACCGGTGGTAGCGCCGGCGCCGGAAACCAGGCCACGATCACCGGCATCGACCGCACCCGCTACCCGGATGACACCGTCATCGCGATCGTCCTGGACCGAGCCGTCATCCCCACCGACATCGCCCGCACCCGCGCGACCAGCGCCGACAGCATCGAAACCGCGCACGGCAACCTCGCCGCCAACGCCGTCGACGGCGACACCGCCACCCGCTGGTGCGCGGCCGACGGTGCCACCGGCCACTGGCTGAGCGTCGACCTCGGCAGCGTCACCCCCGTCACCGGGGCGCGCCTGGCCTGGGAATTCGACGGCCACCGCTACAGCTACCGGATCGGCGCCTCCACCGACGGCTCGTCCTGGACCACCCTCGCCGACCTGACCGCGACCGCCGGTACCGCGCAGGTCCAGACCGTCGGCTTCGCCGCGACCACGCGCCACCTCCGGGTCACGGTCACCGCCCTCGACGCCGGGTGCTGGGCCTCGATCCGCTTGTTCGAGGTCTACGACCGGCCGTTCTTCGACCCGTCCCTATAG
- a CDS encoding methyltransferase, whose translation MSEQSAVPSPPPTAVMMQLLGGFQISQALYAIADLGVPTILDEQGPTTVAVLAERTNANPDALRRAVRALATVGVFTTDGETVHLTPLGATLSEKHPHSLHGLARAGIEFHYLPFSELRHTLRTGQPAVEKYHGMPYFEWLAADPARASLFSQAMATLGGTARAGMFDGYRLPPGRTIADIGGADGKTLADLLSRDDDPTRRGIVLDRPVTIEAARSSETAARLGDRVEFVAGDFFTAVPTADIYILGWILHDWSDEDCRRILGSIATAAEPGTRVLILEGLVPPGDQPHPIKSMDLTMLGILSGKERTEQEYRDLLDSAGFTLDRAVATPSPYSILEAGLR comes from the coding sequence ATGTCCGAGCAGAGTGCTGTGCCGAGCCCGCCGCCGACCGCTGTGATGATGCAGCTGCTGGGCGGTTTCCAGATCTCCCAGGCCCTGTACGCGATCGCGGATCTGGGCGTGCCGACGATCCTCGACGAGCAGGGTCCCACCACCGTGGCCGTGCTGGCCGAGCGCACGAACGCGAACCCCGACGCCCTGCGCCGGGCCGTCCGCGCCCTGGCGACGGTCGGGGTGTTCACCACGGACGGCGAGACCGTGCACCTCACACCGCTCGGGGCCACCCTGTCGGAGAAGCACCCGCATTCACTGCACGGTCTCGCCCGGGCCGGGATCGAGTTCCACTACCTGCCGTTCAGCGAGTTGCGGCACACCCTGCGCACCGGCCAGCCCGCGGTCGAGAAGTACCACGGCATGCCCTACTTCGAGTGGCTCGCCGCCGACCCCGCCCGCGCGAGCCTGTTCAGCCAGGCCATGGCGACGTTGGGCGGCACCGCGCGCGCCGGCATGTTCGACGGCTACCGGCTCCCGCCCGGCCGAACGATCGCCGACATCGGCGGAGCCGACGGCAAGACGCTGGCCGACCTGCTCAGCCGGGACGACGATCCGACGCGCCGCGGCATCGTCCTCGACCGACCGGTGACGATCGAGGCCGCACGCTCCTCGGAGACAGCCGCCCGCCTCGGCGACCGCGTGGAGTTCGTCGCCGGCGACTTCTTCACCGCCGTACCGACGGCGGACATCTACATCCTCGGCTGGATCCTGCACGACTGGAGCGACGAAGACTGCCGACGCATCCTCGGCTCCATCGCCACCGCCGCCGAGCCGGGAACCAGAGTGCTGATCCTCGAAGGCCTGGTCCCCCCGGGAGACCAGCCCCACCCCATCAAGTCCATGGACCTGACCATGCTCGGCATCCTCAGCGGCAAGGAGCGCACCGAGCAGGAGTACCGCGACCTGCTCGACAGCGCCGGTTTCACCCTCGACCGAGCCGTGGCCACCCCCAGCCCGTACTCGATCCTCGAAGCCGGCCTGCGCTGA
- a CDS encoding maleylpyruvate isomerase N-terminal domain-containing protein yields the protein MYTTPELPELLKLIDDRSSAFRAAVQSAPDLEAEVAGCPGWTLMVLARHLGGVQRRWAAIVAAGPADEPPAGTWQTAAESAPEEREALLDWLAESTRQLVDALREAGPDRGCWTWWGDTQSPETSGAVARHQVQEAAVHTYDAQLAAGVAEPPALPTEAAIDGVEEFNTTCGTTETPWPHEPATLDVHVTEGHSWRLTLSADGSKVRQLSDADAGSEATAFIRGTASDVVLACYDRIPMDQLELGGDVSVVERLRAWDF from the coding sequence GTGTATACGACTCCCGAGCTGCCTGAGCTGCTCAAGCTGATCGACGACCGGTCCTCCGCCTTCCGCGCCGCGGTGCAGTCCGCGCCTGATCTCGAGGCGGAGGTCGCGGGCTGCCCCGGGTGGACGCTGATGGTCCTGGCGCGGCACCTGGGCGGCGTGCAGCGCCGGTGGGCCGCCATCGTCGCGGCCGGCCCGGCCGACGAGCCGCCGGCCGGGACCTGGCAGACGGCGGCCGAGTCGGCGCCGGAGGAGCGCGAGGCCCTGCTCGACTGGCTCGCCGAGTCGACCCGGCAGCTGGTCGACGCGCTGCGCGAGGCCGGTCCGGACCGGGGCTGCTGGACCTGGTGGGGCGACACCCAGTCGCCGGAGACCTCCGGCGCCGTCGCCCGGCACCAGGTGCAGGAGGCAGCGGTTCACACCTACGACGCCCAGCTCGCGGCCGGTGTCGCGGAGCCGCCGGCGCTGCCGACGGAGGCGGCGATCGACGGCGTCGAGGAGTTCAACACCACCTGCGGCACCACCGAGACGCCCTGGCCGCACGAGCCCGCGACCCTCGATGTCCACGTCACCGAGGGCCACTCCTGGCGCCTCACGCTGTCCGCCGACGGCTCGAAGGTGCGCCAACTGTCGGACGCCGACGCGGGTTCGGAGGCGACCGCCTTCATCCGAGGCACGGCGAGCGACGTGGTCCTCGCGTGCTACGACCGGATCCCGATGGACCAGCTGGAGCTCGGCGGCGACGTGAGCGTTGTCGAACGGCTCCGCGCCTGGGATTTCTAG
- a CDS encoding FadR/GntR family transcriptional regulator, whose amino-acid sequence MEEARTDTYRPGYELIAEQILQLIAESRLQPGDRMPTEKELAERLGASRTVVREAIKILSAVGRVRAQKGRGLYVADDEGMLGSSRWGGFFLPTDLDHVYMLFEFRRVQETAASKLAATRATPAELRAIESAAQLCEQGHLTDQTALFDRGDDEFHLGIATASHNPFLLAAVREARRLQRQSSTIGLHGALGSHAAEAITEHAAIYEAIRRGDPEAAAAAAGVHLDKTLEDYRREIQRRLFG is encoded by the coding sequence CTGGAAGAGGCCCGGACCGACACCTACCGTCCGGGCTATGAACTGATCGCGGAACAGATCCTGCAGCTGATCGCCGAATCACGGCTCCAGCCGGGCGACCGCATGCCGACCGAGAAGGAGCTGGCCGAGCGCCTCGGCGCCAGCCGGACCGTGGTCCGCGAGGCGATCAAGATCCTGTCGGCCGTCGGCCGGGTCCGCGCCCAGAAGGGCCGCGGCCTCTACGTCGCCGACGACGAGGGCATGCTGGGCTCCTCCCGGTGGGGCGGCTTCTTCCTGCCGACCGACCTGGACCACGTCTACATGCTCTTCGAGTTCCGGCGGGTCCAGGAGACCGCAGCCAGCAAGCTGGCCGCGACCCGGGCGACCCCGGCCGAACTCCGCGCCATCGAGTCCGCGGCGCAGCTGTGCGAACAGGGCCACCTGACCGACCAGACCGCCCTGTTCGACCGCGGCGACGACGAGTTCCACCTCGGCATCGCCACCGCCTCGCACAACCCGTTCCTGCTCGCGGCGGTCCGCGAGGCCCGCCGCCTGCAACGCCAGTCCAGCACCATCGGCCTGCACGGCGCGCTCGGCAGCCACGCCGCCGAGGCGATCACCGAGCACGCCGCGATCTACGAGGCGATCCGCCGCGGCGACCCGGAGGCGGCGGCCGCGGCGGCGGGGGTGCATCTGGACAAGACGTTGGAGGACTATCGGCGGGAGATACAGCGGCGATTGTTCGGCTGA
- a CDS encoding L-rhamnose mutarotase has translation MQRIAQVARLRPELREEYLALHREVWPGVEAALRAAHIRKYSIYLHGDLLFAYYEYHGADFAADLEGIIKADPETQRWWTFTDPCQVPWPDSADGSRWSDLPEIWHLSDEPRV, from the coding sequence ATGCAGCGCATAGCCCAAGTCGCCCGGCTGCGACCCGAGCTGCGCGAGGAATACCTCGCCCTGCACCGCGAAGTCTGGCCGGGTGTCGAGGCCGCACTGCGCGCGGCGCACATCCGCAAATACAGCATCTATCTCCACGGCGACCTGCTCTTCGCCTACTACGAGTACCACGGCGCGGACTTCGCCGCCGACCTGGAAGGGATCATCAAGGCCGATCCCGAGACGCAGCGGTGGTGGACCTTCACCGACCCCTGCCAGGTCCCGTGGCCGGACTCCGCCGACGGCAGCCGCTGGTCGGACCTGCCGGAGATCTGGCATCTCAGCGACGAACCACGCGTGTGA
- a CDS encoding ABC transporter substrate-binding protein, protein MTVKFRAALVAVGAVLALGAAACGGSSSGKAGTAGSGGTFKPAAQTGGTLTVWVDSTRLAAAQLYQKQHPEVKMDIVTYDGDANGSNYLQTKVSLFNRTGSGWPDVVFSAENNEAAWAVPAGFTAPLNKGLIPQATLDGWATNANAPCTVDGTVYCLRNDLSQTVLWYNDKLMKQWGYQVPTTWEQYQALGQKVATEHPGYLVGAAGDTFTPEVYMWAGKCGANQITGAKAVTVDTTSANCTKMAGLLDTLILDKTMSTSSVFSSDFDKNEADKILMMPGPSWYGGALFQGTFKTPAGQIGVAPMPQWAGDSSPSVGNVGGGTWLVSAHSKNLKAATDFLTWATTSDDYQGKLAPGYPAYTAAAKTWLAAQSASGYYADDITAPLTAAADQVWTGWGYGQFSQEAIWAATVTPGVNAGKTITSLLPAWHDSIVNYAKTDGYQVASK, encoded by the coding sequence ATGACAGTGAAATTCCGCGCCGCGCTCGTGGCGGTCGGAGCCGTGCTCGCGCTCGGTGCCGCCGCCTGCGGCGGCTCGAGCTCCGGGAAGGCCGGCACGGCCGGTAGCGGCGGCACCTTCAAGCCCGCCGCGCAGACCGGCGGCACGCTGACGGTCTGGGTCGACTCGACCCGACTGGCCGCCGCGCAGCTGTACCAGAAGCAACACCCCGAGGTGAAGATGGACATCGTCACCTACGACGGGGACGCCAACGGCTCCAACTACCTCCAGACCAAGGTCTCGCTGTTCAACCGGACCGGTTCGGGCTGGCCGGACGTCGTCTTCAGCGCGGAGAACAACGAGGCCGCCTGGGCGGTCCCGGCCGGCTTCACCGCCCCGCTGAACAAGGGCCTGATCCCGCAGGCCACGCTGGACGGCTGGGCCACCAACGCCAACGCCCCGTGCACCGTGGACGGCACCGTCTACTGCCTGCGCAACGACCTGTCGCAGACCGTCCTCTGGTACAACGACAAGCTCATGAAGCAGTGGGGCTACCAGGTCCCCACGACCTGGGAGCAGTACCAGGCACTCGGCCAGAAGGTCGCCACCGAGCACCCCGGCTACCTGGTCGGCGCCGCCGGCGACACCTTCACCCCCGAGGTCTACATGTGGGCCGGCAAGTGCGGCGCCAACCAGATCACCGGCGCCAAGGCCGTCACCGTCGACACCACCAGCGCGAACTGCACCAAGATGGCGGGGCTGCTCGACACGCTGATCCTGGACAAGACCATGTCGACCTCGAGCGTGTTCAGCTCGGACTTCGACAAGAACGAGGCCGACAAGATCCTGATGATGCCCGGCCCGTCGTGGTACGGCGGCGCGCTGTTCCAGGGCACCTTCAAGACCCCGGCCGGCCAGATCGGTGTCGCGCCGATGCCGCAGTGGGCCGGCGACTCCAGCCCCTCGGTGGGCAACGTCGGCGGCGGCACCTGGCTGGTCTCCGCGCACAGCAAGAACCTCAAGGCCGCGACCGACTTCCTGACCTGGGCCACGACCTCGGACGACTACCAGGGCAAGCTGGCCCCGGGCTACCCGGCCTACACGGCGGCGGCCAAGACCTGGCTGGCCGCGCAGTCGGCCTCCGGCTACTACGCCGACGACATCACCGCGCCGCTGACAGCCGCGGCCGACCAGGTGTGGACGGGCTGGGGCTACGGCCAGTTCAGCCAGGAGGCGATCTGGGCGGCCACGGTCACCCCGGGCGTCAACGCCGGCAAGACCATCACCTCCCTGCTGCCGGCCTGGCACGACTCGATCGTGAACTACGCCAAGACCGACGGATACCAGGTGGCGTCGAAGTGA
- a CDS encoding winged helix-turn-helix transcriptional regulator, with protein sequence MTKDSGPVVFEPGQTFLAVISERWNYQILREIFFGTTRFGEIKRTLGISANILTSRLTDLTAAGLLSKRAYREDKPWFEYELTDAARELVVPAIVAITRWAEVRAPGADGSHAPHRPLLHTTCGNETDPYLACSACHEPIAASNLVPVVTDSLN encoded by the coding sequence GTGACGAAAGACTCAGGGCCCGTCGTCTTCGAGCCCGGCCAGACCTTCCTCGCGGTCATCTCCGAGCGCTGGAACTATCAGATCCTGCGCGAGATCTTCTTCGGCACGACCCGGTTCGGGGAGATCAAGCGGACCCTCGGCATCTCGGCGAACATCCTGACCAGCCGGCTCACCGACCTCACGGCGGCCGGCCTGCTCAGCAAGCGGGCCTACCGGGAGGACAAGCCCTGGTTCGAGTACGAACTCACCGATGCCGCCCGCGAGCTGGTGGTGCCGGCGATCGTGGCGATCACCCGGTGGGCCGAGGTCCGCGCGCCCGGGGCGGATGGCAGCCACGCCCCGCACCGGCCGCTGCTGCACACCACCTGCGGCAACGAGACAGACCCCTACCTCGCCTGCAGCGCCTGCCATGAACCCATCGCCGCGTCGAACCTGGTCCCGGTCGTCACCGACAGCCTGAACTGA